One genomic region from Melioribacteraceae bacterium encodes:
- a CDS encoding protein phosphatase CheZ — translation MDNNSSMDQVFEKLGELKSFFVFGQKIVPVIQSIIDFMRDVVPLMEYVNNSIQDSASKIPKAASQINSVTNATEIATSEILDIVDSMSMDLSKIKNELADLKNGFFNQRVALENFGNQFANMNGEFSSLQTGLSIDELETKVTLMEGIVNKIETDSNNITLSLQVQDITSQQLASVNHLIQSVQKRLSKLMSDLSRKSPAELNDNEEDSDSNHDVAFNPDARYEKNTHKQELANQLFDSNLKTSQDEIDKLFSK, via the coding sequence ATGGATAATAATTCATCAATGGATCAGGTCTTTGAAAAACTGGGAGAACTTAAATCGTTCTTCGTATTCGGGCAGAAAATTGTTCCCGTAATTCAGAGCATAATCGATTTTATGCGAGATGTAGTTCCCCTAATGGAATATGTAAATAATTCCATTCAGGACAGCGCAAGTAAAATTCCTAAAGCTGCCAGCCAGATTAACAGCGTAACCAATGCTACCGAAATTGCAACCAGCGAAATTCTGGATATTGTTGATTCTATGTCGATGGACCTCTCAAAAATTAAAAATGAACTTGCTGACCTCAAAAACGGATTTTTTAATCAGCGTGTTGCACTCGAAAATTTCGGTAATCAGTTTGCAAATATGAACGGTGAATTCAGCTCATTACAGACGGGACTAAGTATAGATGAACTTGAGACAAAAGTTACCCTTATGGAAGGCATTGTAAATAAGATCGAAACGGATTCCAATAATATTACATTATCCCTTCAGGTTCAGGATATTACTTCCCAGCAGCTTGCTTCCGTTAATCACCTTATTCAGTCGGTTCAGAAGCGTCTTTCTAAACTGATGAGCGATCTGAGCCGCAAAAGTCCTGCTGAACTTAATGATAATGAGGAAGATTCTGATTCAAACCATGATGTAGCTTTTAATCCTGATGCCAGATACGAAAAAAATACTCACAAACAGGAACTCGCTAATCAGCTTTTCGATTCAAACCTGAAAACTTCGCAGGATGAGATTGACAAATTGTTCTCAAAATAA
- a CDS encoding response regulator, whose protein sequence is MTLKFLVVDDSVTMRRIVANSLKAIGYEAFVEAGDGKEALSKLSSDESINFIITDWNMPEVSGLELVRSIRSSDKFAKLPILMVTTRGLKEDIVEALQAKVNNYVVKPFTPQILREKIDQIMASA, encoded by the coding sequence ATGACACTTAAATTCCTTGTTGTAGACGATTCGGTAACAATGAGAAGAATTGTTGCCAACTCATTAAAAGCCATCGGGTACGAAGCGTTTGTTGAAGCGGGGGACGGGAAAGAAGCTCTTTCAAAACTTTCCTCCGATGAGTCGATTAACTTTATTATAACTGATTGGAATATGCCTGAAGTTTCGGGACTCGAATTGGTTAGAAGTATTCGCTCCAGCGATAAATTCGCAAAACTCCCGATTTTAATGGTTACTACCAGAGGGCTTAAAGAGGATATCGTAGAAGCTCTGCAGGCCAAGGTAAATAATTATGTTGTAAAACCTTTCACTCCCCAGATTTTGAGGGAGAAAATCGATCAAATTATGGCAAGTGCTTAA